Proteins encoded together in one Candidatus Dependentiae bacterium window:
- a CDS encoding ankyrin repeat domain-containing protein has product MVAKKLCIITCLLLKSVTCAQSLQQINCSSLGTEQFQSVPKKIDEPEVSPEQCPGCYTIGYAVLHNHLRCIKKLAASGVDVNKEEDGSLTLQSAIRWSSPECIETLVQCGADINAELDEEKNSALHIAIEYERIDLVEILISLGLNINAQNISNQTPLHYAAENENPIFIKILVQHGANLNTPDATPIHKAATWGNKKCIEMLVKLGADVHAQDCDGATPLHYAAMPLEKDDDIINAQCIKTLIELGASVNTFDNNKITPLHDAAELGNLACIKMLIELGADIHAQSIDGTMPLHLASLFGHSECIETLVRLGADIHAQDTQESTSLHYAAMGNNQRCIELLLFLGANVHMKDLEGATPLHVASLVDYQECIQILVRHGANINTQSFCGMTPIHYAIINGNPECIKLLFSLGADINFKDQYGRTPLHFAAFLGNSECIQTLVKLGADVKVQDYNGVTPLHNAAMNGCSQINSESSSTGAGSRCSPSGNCLNQFFTRASAASNSFFRSARIMGKNQSRIFVRKPMRSSIGICCPKSCQHATS; this is encoded by the coding sequence ATGGTCGCAAAAAAGCTTTGTATTATAACTTGCTTGTTGCTAAAGAGTGTTACTTGTGCTCAATCATTACAACAGATTAACTGTTCTTCGCTAGGAACAGAACAATTTCAGTCTGTTCCTAAAAAAATTGATGAGCCAGAAGTATCACCTGAGCAATGCCCTGGCTGCTATACAATTGGATACGCCGTTTTACATAATCATCTACGATGTATAAAAAAGCTTGCTGCATCTGGTGTCGATGTTAATAAAGAAGAGGATGGATCACTAACACTTCAAAGTGCAATACGATGGAGCTCTCCAGAATGCATTGAAACACTTGTTCAATGCGGTGCTGATATTAATGCAGAATTAGATGAAGAAAAAAATAGTGCTCTTCATATTGCCATTGAGTATGAACGCATCGATTTGGTTGAAATACTTATTAGTCTTGGCTTAAATATCAATGCTCAAAATATAAGTAATCAAACGCCTTTGCATTATGCGGCAGAAAATGAAAACCCAATCTTCATTAAAATTTTGGTTCAACATGGTGCCAACCTGAACACACCAGATGCAACCCCTATTCATAAGGCAGCAACGTGGGGTAATAAAAAATGTATTGAAATGTTAGTTAAGCTTGGTGCAGATGTTCATGCTCAAGATTGTGATGGAGCAACACCGCTCCATTATGCAGCAATGCCTCTTGAAAAAGATGATGATATTATTAACGCGCAATGCATCAAAACACTCATTGAGCTTGGTGCTTCTGTAAATACTTTCGATAACAACAAGATAACTCCCTTGCATGATGCTGCAGAACTTGGGAATTTGGCATGCATAAAAATGTTAATAGAGCTTGGGGCTGATATTCATGCTCAATCTATTGATGGAACTATGCCACTCCACTTAGCATCACTTTTTGGTCATTCAGAATGTATTGAAACGTTGGTCAGGCTTGGTGCCGATATTCATGCTCAAGATACTCAAGAATCAACATCATTACACTATGCGGCAATGGGTAATAATCAAAGATGCATTGAATTATTACTCTTTTTAGGAGCAAATGTTCATATGAAAGATCTGGAAGGAGCTACCCCTTTACATGTTGCTTCGCTAGTTGATTACCAAGAATGCATTCAAATTTTAGTAAGACATGGTGCAAATATTAATACTCAATCTTTTTGTGGAATGACTCCCATCCATTACGCTATCATTAATGGAAATCCAGAATGTATTAAATTATTATTCTCTCTTGGAGCTGATATTAATTTTAAAGATCAGTATGGAAGAACACCACTCCATTTTGCTGCATTTTTGGGAAATTCAGAATGTATTCAAACTTTAGTCAAACTCGGTGCGGATGTTAAAGTTCAAGACTATAACGGAGTAACTCCTTTACATAATGCAGCAATGAATGGTTGCTCACAAATTAATTCAGAAAGTTCTTCAACCGGCGCAGGATCGAGATGCTCTCCTTCTGGAAACTGTTTAAACCAGTTTTTCACACGAGCAAGCGCTGCATCAAATTCCTTTTTTCGATCTGCGCGAATCATGGGTAAAAACCAATCTCGAATTTTTGTACGTAAACCCATGCGAAGTTCAATCGGTATTTGCTGTCCAAAGAGCTGCCAACATGCAACATCCTGA
- the asnS gene encoding asparagine--tRNA ligase, which produces MRIKIKEISQALIGKQLTLKGWVRSVRDQKEFAFAMVNDGSTLAGLQVIIENSLPNFDETIKQMTTGSSVAITGTVVQSPGAGQAVELKASAIEIIGTCDAESYPLQKKRHTLEFLRTIAHLRPRTNTIGAVARVRSALSYATHKFFQEKGFLYVHTPVITASDCEGAGQMFNVTTLDSNNPPRTPDKKVDYSQDFFGKQSFLTVSGQLNGEAYACALSDIYTFGPTFRAENSNTSRHLAEFWMIEPEMAFADLNDNMDCAESYLKYCLEYVLNNNLQDMEFFDAYISKGIIERLKHVVASPFARIPYTQAIDILQKCGKKFEYPVQWGIDLQSEHERYLAEEYCKTPVILINYPQAIKSFYMRLNDDNKTVAAMDVLVPGVGEIIGGSQREDRLELLEQRMVAAGLNKDAYWWYLELRKFGSVPHAGFGLGLERLVQFSTGVENIRDVIPFPRYPKHIDF; this is translated from the coding sequence ATGCGCATAAAAATTAAAGAAATTTCACAGGCCTTAATCGGCAAGCAACTCACCCTCAAAGGATGGGTGCGTAGTGTTCGAGACCAAAAAGAATTCGCTTTTGCTATGGTTAATGACGGATCAACACTTGCAGGATTGCAAGTAATTATTGAGAATTCATTACCAAATTTTGATGAAACTATAAAACAAATGACAACAGGAAGCTCGGTTGCAATTACAGGCACCGTTGTTCAAAGCCCTGGAGCTGGACAAGCGGTTGAGCTAAAAGCTTCTGCCATAGAAATCATCGGTACATGCGATGCAGAAAGCTATCCACTGCAAAAAAAACGTCATACACTTGAGTTTCTGCGCACTATTGCACACCTTCGCCCGCGCACTAACACCATTGGAGCTGTTGCTCGAGTACGTAGCGCGCTTTCTTATGCAACGCATAAATTCTTTCAAGAAAAAGGTTTTCTCTACGTTCATACGCCTGTCATCACCGCATCAGATTGCGAGGGTGCAGGACAAATGTTCAACGTAACCACCCTTGATTCCAATAACCCACCCCGTACTCCTGATAAAAAAGTTGATTACTCCCAAGACTTTTTTGGTAAGCAATCATTCTTAACCGTATCCGGTCAACTCAACGGTGAAGCTTACGCCTGTGCACTCTCCGACATCTACACTTTTGGGCCAACATTTCGTGCAGAAAATTCAAATACATCACGCCACTTAGCTGAGTTTTGGATGATTGAACCCGAAATGGCTTTTGCCGACCTGAACGACAACATGGATTGCGCAGAAAGTTATCTCAAGTATTGCCTGGAATATGTGCTCAATAATAACCTCCAGGATATGGAATTCTTTGATGCTTATATTTCCAAGGGAATTATCGAACGCCTCAAGCACGTTGTGGCAAGCCCTTTTGCTCGCATACCTTACACTCAAGCAATAGATATCTTACAAAAATGTGGTAAGAAATTTGAGTATCCTGTGCAATGGGGTATCGACCTTCAGTCCGAACACGAGCGGTATTTGGCAGAAGAATATTGCAAGACTCCGGTTATCCTTATTAACTATCCTCAAGCAATTAAATCTTTTTACATGCGCCTGAACGATGATAATAAAACCGTTGCCGCTATGGACGTTTTGGTTCCTGGTGTTGGTGAAATCATTGGGGGTTCTCAGCGTGAAGACCGACTCGAACTTCTTGAACAAAGAATGGTTGCAGCTGGCCTGAACAAAGATGCCTACTGGTGGTATCTTGAACTGCGCAAGTTTGGCAGCGTTCCTCATGCAGGCTTTGGGCTTGGGCTTGAACGACTGGTTCAATTTTCAACCGGAGTTGAAAACATTCGAGACGTTATTCCATTTCCTCGTTATCCAAAACATATCGATTTCTAA
- a CDS encoding nitroreductase family protein — translation MSHKNNRKSDFTVHEMFLNRWSPRAMSGESIELKELLTLFEAGRWAPSSYNGQPWRFIYALRQTSAWDKLFNVMIKFNQDWAKNASALVVVISKKTFDFNGKPARTHSFDAGSAWMSIALQGELNGLVVHGMEGFDYDRAKTELNIPDDYNVEMMFAVGKPGKKEDLPQEMQEREVPSDRKKLEELIFEGSFVSK, via the coding sequence ATGTCACATAAAAATAATAGAAAATCTGATTTTACTGTTCATGAAATGTTTTTGAATCGATGGTCACCTCGTGCAATGTCTGGAGAATCGATTGAACTTAAAGAGTTGCTCACATTATTTGAAGCTGGTCGCTGGGCACCATCATCATATAATGGTCAACCATGGCGGTTCATTTATGCATTACGTCAGACTTCAGCATGGGATAAACTTTTTAACGTGATGATTAAGTTTAATCAAGACTGGGCAAAAAATGCCAGCGCGCTTGTTGTTGTCATATCAAAAAAAACATTCGATTTTAATGGCAAGCCAGCACGTACGCATTCATTTGATGCCGGCTCTGCATGGATGAGTATTGCTTTGCAAGGTGAATTGAATGGCTTGGTTGTTCACGGCATGGAGGGCTTTGATTACGATCGAGCCAAAACTGAACTTAATATTCCTGATGACTATAACGTGGAAATGATGTTTGCAGTTGGGAAGCCTGGCAAGAAAGAAGATTTGCCTCAAGAGATGCAAGAGCGTGAAGTGCCTTCTGATCGGAAAAAGCTTGAGGAATTAATTTTTGAAGGTTCTTTTGTAAGTAAATAG
- a CDS encoding dCTP deaminase — protein sequence MSIKPDSWIRKMALENGMISPFVDGQVKNAENGKVVSYGVSSYGYDLRVANEFKIFTNVYNSIVDPKNFTDDAFIQRDGDVCIVPPNSFALARSVEYFRIPRNVLTICLGKSTYARCGIIVNVTPFEPEWEGYVTIEISNTTPLPAKIYANEGIAQVLFFESDERCDVSYADRNGKYMKQVGITLPQM from the coding sequence ATGAGTATTAAACCAGACAGTTGGATTAGAAAGATGGCTCTTGAAAACGGAATGATTTCGCCGTTTGTTGATGGTCAAGTAAAAAATGCTGAAAATGGCAAAGTAGTGAGTTATGGTGTTTCAAGTTACGGTTACGACTTACGTGTTGCCAATGAGTTTAAGATTTTTACCAATGTTTATAATTCTATTGTTGATCCTAAAAATTTTACCGATGATGCATTTATTCAACGTGATGGCGATGTTTGTATTGTTCCACCAAACTCCTTTGCGCTTGCTCGTAGCGTTGAATATTTCAGAATTCCGCGCAACGTGCTGACCATTTGTTTAGGCAAATCAACCTATGCCCGTTGCGGTATTATTGTGAACGTGACGCCTTTTGAGCCTGAGTGGGAGGGTTACGTAACGATTGAAATTTCAAATACCACACCGCTTCCGGCAAAAATTTATGCCAACGAAGGCATTGCTCAAGTACTCTTTTTTGAGTCTGATGAGCGATGTGATGTTTCGTATGCTGACCGAAATGGAAAGTATATGAAGCAAGTGGGAATTACGCTTCCTCAAATGTGA
- a CDS encoding AAA family ATPase, translated as MKKLPIGEQTFSELINPNTLYVDKTQYLYNLIRQGRGRYFFSRPRRFGKSLTCSTLSAIFSGCKELFKDLWIGQSDYEWVARPVLFFDFSQIDHRAADVLTQGLHSSLDAHAEKYSIVLKEKLLKAKFAELIQTLGTTKGSVVVIIDEYDKPIVDLINDLEQAELSRNELKDFYGTLKGKDVDANMHFLFITGVSKFSKVALFSDLNNLDDLTNDHRTAALVGYTDQEIDRYLTEHIQAFAEKRGESYEQTRQTLKSWYNGYCFVGNNLKVYNPFSMHNCLTKLDLRNYWFTSGTPSFLMKFIEKNPLIAADIEMVEGSFFAESNLDSFTLDLYYQNYRTLLLQTGYLTFASDYDSNKRGYKVAYPNEEVRYSMTEQIMQFVGGITPENFGEFGDRFRRALAADDLGLFCKHLQDFIKLVPHNIRVNREKFYHQIFFMVCVLFGRRPPTEVATEEGFMDLLLEGTKYTFVIEFKRNSTPEIALKQIEEKRYWEPYEILKTKKVILAGITFNQTSDGIAVLHKTKELF; from the coding sequence GTGAAAAAGTTGCCGATTGGTGAACAAACATTCAGTGAGCTTATAAACCCTAATACGTTATACGTTGATAAAACGCAATACTTATACAATTTAATTAGGCAAGGTCGAGGGCGCTATTTTTTTTCACGTCCTCGTCGTTTTGGTAAGTCGCTCACTTGCTCTACGCTCAGTGCTATTTTCAGCGGTTGCAAAGAACTTTTTAAAGACTTATGGATTGGTCAGAGTGATTACGAGTGGGTAGCTCGGCCAGTCTTATTCTTTGATTTTAGTCAAATTGATCATAGAGCAGCAGATGTACTTACTCAAGGCCTCCATAGTTCACTTGATGCTCACGCTGAAAAATATAGCATTGTTCTTAAGGAAAAACTTCTTAAAGCAAAATTTGCCGAACTTATTCAAACATTGGGTACAACAAAAGGTTCCGTCGTTGTTATTATTGATGAGTACGATAAACCCATTGTTGATCTTATTAATGATCTGGAGCAGGCAGAACTTTCGCGCAATGAATTAAAAGATTTTTATGGAACACTCAAAGGGAAAGACGTTGATGCCAATATGCACTTTCTCTTTATCACCGGCGTGAGTAAGTTTTCTAAAGTGGCGCTGTTTTCAGATCTTAATAATCTTGATGATTTAACCAACGACCACCGTACCGCAGCGCTTGTTGGCTATACTGATCAAGAAATTGACCGTTATTTAACTGAGCACATTCAAGCATTTGCTGAAAAAAGAGGCGAAAGCTATGAGCAAACGCGGCAGACGCTGAAGTCATGGTATAACGGTTACTGCTTTGTCGGTAACAACCTAAAAGTTTATAATCCCTTTTCTATGCATAATTGTTTAACAAAGCTTGATTTAAGAAATTACTGGTTTACGAGTGGAACACCGAGTTTTTTAATGAAATTTATTGAAAAAAATCCACTCATTGCTGCTGATATTGAAATGGTGGAAGGCTCCTTTTTTGCAGAATCCAACCTAGACTCATTTACGCTTGATCTGTATTACCAAAATTACAGAACCCTCCTTTTGCAAACTGGCTACCTTACCTTTGCATCCGATTATGATTCAAACAAACGTGGCTACAAGGTTGCGTACCCCAATGAGGAAGTGCGCTATTCAATGACCGAACAAATTATGCAGTTTGTTGGAGGTATCACACCGGAAAATTTTGGTGAGTTCGGCGACAGGTTCCGTCGTGCACTTGCAGCCGATGATCTTGGACTCTTTTGCAAGCACCTACAAGATTTCATCAAGCTTGTTCCTCACAATATTCGCGTTAATCGTGAAAAATTTTACCACCAAATTTTCTTTATGGTTTGTGTGCTTTTTGGCAGGAGACCACCTACTGAAGTGGCAACTGAAGAAGGGTTCATGGATCTTTTGCTGGAAGGAACCAAATATACCTTCGTTATCGAGTTTAAAAGAAATAGCACTCCAGAGATTGCCTTAAAACAGATTGAAGAAAAGCGCTACTGGGAGCCGTACGAGATACTCAAAACTAAAAAAGTTATTCTTGCTGGGATAACGTTTAATCAAACCAGTGATGGCATTGCGGTTTTGCATAAGACCAAAGAGCTTTTTTGA
- a CDS encoding TolC family protein, producing MIKKISHWSMLIAMCCLSRQASSKKLEVLPLPLKMTVYSLTMDRAVVLAHKHRPNLESLKYAIKASQYQAKEFLSGNLPHLTLTHQLDQAKGDKSPHSNTTFAARQLVYKFGGPLDLYNLSRKETQVVEFLSDGEKQKVQNEVELSFLDAWFLQQKQEFIKSLYVSTQETFKKAEHQFNVQLLDKKDWLKSSADYAQDVATIGNYDNDTVIAERKLEFLLGQRVSISLNTARYESDSEKQSLTQLHWSPEASINILSLDHYYNQAIKNRPDLAINKKQIEIEHDKVGIARKQNLPWLEVSAQSSHLYHRVAPSGDILRNPSGYHQVSANINWNIFDGALSHFRASKFEATKIKAILETEQTRQKIRIDIEETYYTLSKALVQLQAREIRLAQVKNDLALAKQNLEIGNTSKVELSTALTAWEQEHLAWLSQRVSAEKSYRDLLFACGYPSDLN from the coding sequence ATGATTAAAAAAATATCGCACTGGAGCATGCTTATCGCTATGTGCTGCCTGTCCAGGCAAGCATCGTCAAAAAAACTTGAAGTATTGCCATTGCCCCTAAAAATGACGGTCTATTCATTGACCATGGACCGAGCTGTTGTACTTGCGCATAAGCACCGCCCAAATCTTGAAAGTTTGAAGTATGCAATTAAAGCAAGTCAGTACCAAGCAAAAGAGTTTCTTTCTGGAAACTTGCCACACTTAACCTTAACTCATCAGTTAGATCAAGCAAAGGGCGATAAATCTCCACATTCCAATACTACATTTGCAGCTCGTCAACTTGTGTATAAATTTGGAGGACCTCTTGATTTGTACAATCTTAGCCGCAAAGAAACGCAAGTCGTTGAATTTTTAAGTGATGGTGAAAAGCAAAAAGTCCAGAATGAAGTCGAACTCTCATTTTTAGATGCTTGGTTTTTGCAGCAAAAACAAGAGTTTATAAAAAGTTTGTATGTATCGACTCAGGAGACGTTTAAAAAAGCAGAGCATCAATTTAATGTCCAGCTGCTTGATAAAAAAGATTGGTTAAAAAGCTCTGCTGACTACGCTCAAGATGTTGCCACCATTGGAAACTACGACAATGATACAGTGATAGCCGAAAGAAAATTAGAGTTCTTACTTGGGCAACGCGTTAGTATTTCTTTAAACACAGCTCGCTATGAATCGGATTCAGAAAAACAATCGCTCACACAACTTCACTGGAGCCCTGAAGCAAGCATCAACATACTTTCGCTTGACCATTATTACAACCAAGCAATCAAAAATCGTCCTGATCTTGCTATCAATAAAAAGCAAATCGAAATTGAACATGACAAAGTTGGTATTGCGCGCAAACAAAACCTTCCATGGTTGGAAGTATCTGCGCAATCTAGCCATCTGTATCACCGTGTTGCCCCATCAGGTGATATCTTGAGAAACCCAAGCGGATATCATCAAGTAAGTGCAAATATTAACTGGAACATTTTTGACGGTGCACTTTCTCATTTTCGAGCAAGCAAATTTGAAGCAACCAAAATAAAAGCAATTCTTGAAACTGAGCAAACCAGACAAAAGATTCGTATCGATATTGAAGAAACATATTACACTCTCAGCAAAGCGCTTGTGCAACTCCAAGCTCGGGAAATTCGACTTGCACAAGTAAAAAATGATCTCGCGCTTGCCAAGCAAAATCTTGAAATTGGTAACACTTCAAAAGTTGAATTAAGCACAGCACTCACTGCGTGGGAGCAAGAACACTTAGCATGGCTCAGTCAAAGAGTAAGTGCTGAAAAGAGCTACCGCGACCTCTTATTTGCTTGTGGCTATCCAAGTGATTTAAACTAA
- a CDS encoding insulinase family protein, with product MNLFLPIHRKSITRLFVICVTVVTLIGLLCYFGYRYKNMGNVYRTTRVAIPEGKIKKVVLKNGMKVVAFENPSSAKVLVQIAYNIGAAVEESGERGLAHLLEHLIFKGTDKLSETDIGAIARRYGAKFNAFTGQDATSYYFEVNKNNWKPFVDLLAHCMQNARFHHDYLASEVKTIIQELRMHRDNYSRLMSQKAAELIFPPNHPYHDPVIGYKEDLISITAAQVEAFYKKYYRPDRATLFIVGDVDINEALSCATEKFESIPIAPESVVKELSNGMPELITHTTRIFQDVKKERLGFYWAVPGIMDETELVASAFESLLGKGRKSRLYQMLVEEKKVATSVFTKNFKLMNGGIFFVFVDPVLGKSEKCRSIVQKVLSSIIETGFSDEEIIRMINGKTRSFLEKMSNNKDFTYRWIKSFFSTDDELEIFKRQNRYELVTSEQLQNFGARYLDPFLMNQIEIVPVPENKREFIEASRKIWDKVERKILKAHKRTSPLEKPRVADTMKNPEPFDFSFPKPDRVFELENGLKIMLKSNKNWPIVAMCCKLKEAEYFARAREGRALGVMMSMLMEGSSGYSKKDLVDFFEQRGVKYRFSSSGACCTALAHDAVDVLERLAHIVMQPILPKDSIDRIKARKVSHYYHAQDVPRSLARRELLNLIYKDTPFSWTFDQAIQDLEHLTRADLIKLHQKYICPAHLMVSIVGDFDVDEMEKEARRIFGLWEEVGAYVPLKLPAANFVPGEQIDIPMLRNQVALMLGKPSPLTLYDDALISIKMINSALFKSFGSRMYKLREQTGLFYSSRGRFAARCSKFPGYDYVVTLVKGEQLKLAEEKICEVITNMGEHGMTEAELISARQNQLKKLIDVTASCKRTAKAFIYQESLKLGFNYFDKLLERVQTITLDEVNKVAAQYVNAQDMARVRVGRFEGLNQ from the coding sequence ATGAACTTGTTTTTGCCTATTCATCGCAAATCAATTACTCGACTTTTTGTAATTTGTGTAACTGTTGTAACCCTCATTGGCCTACTGTGTTATTTTGGTTATCGCTATAAAAATATGGGGAATGTTTATAGAACAACCAGGGTTGCTATTCCTGAAGGTAAAATAAAAAAAGTGGTATTGAAAAATGGGATGAAAGTTGTAGCCTTTGAAAACCCATCTTCTGCTAAAGTACTCGTTCAAATAGCCTACAATATTGGAGCTGCGGTTGAAGAGTCTGGGGAGCGTGGGTTGGCGCATCTTCTTGAGCATCTTATTTTTAAGGGAACAGATAAACTTTCCGAAACTGACATTGGAGCTATTGCCAGGAGGTATGGAGCAAAATTTAATGCGTTTACCGGGCAAGATGCTACCAGTTATTACTTTGAAGTAAATAAAAACAACTGGAAACCATTTGTTGATTTACTTGCGCATTGTATGCAAAATGCTCGTTTCCATCACGATTATTTGGCTTCAGAGGTTAAAACAATTATTCAAGAATTGCGTATGCATCGAGATAACTATTCGCGCCTTATGTCTCAAAAAGCTGCCGAGCTTATTTTCCCTCCTAATCATCCGTATCATGATCCTGTCATTGGATACAAAGAAGATCTAATTTCGATAACCGCTGCGCAAGTTGAAGCCTTTTATAAAAAATATTATCGTCCAGATCGAGCAACGCTTTTTATTGTTGGTGACGTTGATATTAATGAAGCATTGTCGTGCGCTACTGAAAAATTTGAATCAATTCCAATTGCACCAGAGTCGGTTGTTAAAGAACTTTCTAATGGAATGCCCGAGTTGATAACTCATACAACGCGCATTTTTCAGGATGTTAAGAAAGAACGGCTTGGTTTTTATTGGGCAGTTCCAGGAATCATGGATGAAACCGAATTGGTTGCATCAGCATTTGAATCCTTATTAGGAAAAGGCAGAAAAAGTAGATTGTATCAAATGTTGGTTGAGGAAAAAAAAGTAGCAACATCGGTGTTTACAAAAAACTTTAAACTCATGAACGGTGGTATATTTTTTGTATTTGTTGATCCTGTGCTGGGAAAGTCTGAAAAATGTCGTTCGATTGTACAAAAAGTTTTAAGCTCAATTATTGAAACCGGTTTTTCAGATGAAGAAATTATACGTATGATCAATGGCAAAACGCGTTCTTTCTTGGAAAAGATGTCAAATAATAAAGACTTCACGTATCGCTGGATTAAATCATTTTTTAGTACTGATGATGAGCTTGAAATTTTTAAACGGCAAAATCGTTATGAGTTGGTCACCTCAGAGCAACTTCAGAATTTTGGAGCGCGTTATCTTGATCCCTTTCTTATGAATCAGATTGAAATAGTTCCTGTTCCAGAGAATAAGCGAGAGTTTATAGAAGCTTCACGTAAAATTTGGGACAAGGTTGAGCGTAAAATTTTAAAAGCACATAAACGAACATCCCCACTAGAAAAACCTCGAGTGGCGGATACGATGAAAAATCCTGAGCCTTTTGATTTTAGTTTTCCCAAGCCAGATCGAGTATTTGAGCTTGAAAATGGTTTAAAGATTATGCTCAAATCTAACAAGAATTGGCCAATTGTTGCGATGTGTTGCAAGCTTAAAGAAGCTGAATATTTTGCTCGAGCACGAGAAGGTCGCGCTCTTGGTGTTATGATGAGTATGTTGATGGAGGGAAGTTCGGGATATTCAAAGAAGGATTTGGTTGATTTCTTTGAACAGCGTGGTGTTAAATACCGATTTAGTTCATCAGGTGCTTGCTGTACGGCGCTTGCACATGATGCGGTTGATGTTCTTGAGCGACTTGCTCATATTGTCATGCAGCCAATACTTCCTAAGGATAGTATTGATCGTATTAAAGCACGCAAGGTCAGTCATTACTACCATGCTCAAGATGTTCCTCGTTCGCTTGCTCGGCGAGAGCTTCTTAATCTTATTTATAAAGACACTCCGTTTAGTTGGACCTTTGATCAAGCAATTCAAGATCTTGAACATCTGACGCGTGCAGATTTGATTAAGTTGCATCAAAAATATATATGCCCAGCACATTTGATGGTATCAATCGTTGGAGACTTTGATGTTGATGAAATGGAAAAAGAGGCACGACGTATTTTTGGTTTGTGGGAAGAAGTCGGGGCGTATGTTCCTCTTAAGCTACCAGCGGCAAATTTTGTGCCTGGTGAGCAGATTGATATTCCAATGTTGCGCAATCAAGTTGCTCTTATGCTCGGTAAACCATCACCTCTTACACTCTATGATGATGCGCTCATTTCAATAAAAATGATTAATTCAGCGTTATTTAAATCTTTTGGTTCTCGCATGTACAAGCTGAGAGAACAAACGGGATTATTTTATTCTTCACGAGGCAGATTTGCAGCTCGGTGTTCAAAATTTCCAGGTTATGATTATGTTGTAACTTTAGTTAAAGGTGAGCAGTTAAAGCTTGCTGAAGAAAAAATTTGTGAAGTAATTACGAATATGGGTGAACATGGAATGACCGAAGCCGAACTGATTTCAGCCCGTCAGAATCAGCTCAAAAAACTTATCGATGTGACGGCAAGTTGTAAGCGAACTGCAAAAGCATTTATTTATCAAGAATCGCTTAAATTAGGATTTAATTACTTTGATAAGCTTTTAGAGCGTGTTCAAACCATAACACTTGATGAGGTCAATAAAGTTGCAGCTCAATATGTCAACGCACAAGATATGGCTCGTGTGCGTGTTGGGCGGTTTGAAGGTTTGAATCAGTAA